The Mesorhizobium loti genome includes a region encoding these proteins:
- a CDS encoding metalloregulator ArsR/SmtB family transcription factor yields MSIRNPKQALYEQFAAVAKAFGNPQRLELIEHLAQGPRSVELLATKLGLPIANVSQHLQTLRRAGLVTAERDGKFVNYSLADDSVLSAFASVRTVAERHVAEVDRIIRGYFDARDDMEPVTREELSARMEAGLVVVIDVRPPDEFALGHVPGAINVPLRDLESRLREIDTSREVVAYCRGPWCVMSFEAVAALRGRGIAARRLEDGMPEWKAAGLPVETLAFDAGFDAR; encoded by the coding sequence ATGTCAATCCGCAATCCGAAACAGGCCCTCTACGAGCAGTTCGCGGCCGTCGCCAAGGCGTTCGGCAATCCTCAGCGCCTCGAACTGATCGAGCATCTGGCGCAGGGACCGCGAAGCGTGGAGCTGCTGGCGACCAAGCTCGGCCTGCCGATCGCCAATGTATCGCAGCACCTGCAGACGCTCCGCCGCGCCGGCCTTGTGACAGCCGAACGCGACGGCAAGTTCGTCAATTACAGCCTCGCCGACGACAGCGTGCTGTCGGCGTTCGCTTCGGTCCGGACGGTGGCCGAGCGCCATGTCGCCGAGGTCGATCGCATCATTCGCGGTTATTTCGACGCGCGTGACGATATGGAGCCGGTGACGCGCGAGGAACTTTCCGCACGCATGGAGGCCGGCCTGGTGGTCGTGATCGACGTCCGCCCCCCGGACGAGTTCGCGCTCGGCCACGTACCCGGCGCGATCAATGTTCCGCTCAGGGATCTGGAAAGCCGGCTCCGGGAGATCGATACGTCACGGGAGGTCGTGGCCTACTGCAGGGGCCCATGGTGTGTGATGTCTTTCGAAGCGGTGGCCGCATTGCGCGGTCGCGGGATTGCTGCGCGGCGGCTGGAAGATGGCATGCCGGAATGGAAAGCCGCCGGGCTTCCAGTTGAGACGCTGGCCTTTGACGCCGGATTTGACGCGCGATAG
- a CDS encoding MBL fold metallo-hydrolase: MILRQFLHSNPVAASYLFGCGGKSAAAVVDPVGDVDLYLGVAGATGMRILYVVDTHIHADHISAGRSLAAASGAQYVLFEGAEAGFPFLRARDGDVLELGNVTMTVMHTPGHTPEHISLLVTDRTRAAEPWFVLTGHTLMVGDLGRTELATSAEAGARTLFSSARRLKQLPDHVEVLPGAYSGSVCGRSLSGKPTSTIGFEKRFNKAFRIDNEEAFVATMIADIPPPPPDAARNRAANAGLAAAAA; the protein is encoded by the coding sequence ATGATCCTCCGTCAATTCCTCCATTCCAATCCTGTCGCCGCATCCTACCTGTTCGGCTGTGGTGGCAAGTCGGCCGCCGCCGTCGTCGATCCGGTCGGCGACGTCGATCTGTATCTCGGAGTTGCCGGGGCGACCGGCATGCGCATCCTCTACGTGGTCGACACGCACATTCATGCCGACCACATTTCCGCCGGGCGCTCACTCGCCGCGGCTTCCGGCGCGCAATATGTGCTCTTCGAAGGCGCGGAAGCCGGGTTCCCGTTTCTGCGCGCCAGGGACGGTGACGTACTCGAACTCGGCAACGTGACCATGACCGTCATGCACACGCCCGGGCACACGCCGGAGCACATATCACTCCTGGTCACCGACAGGACACGCGCGGCCGAGCCATGGTTCGTGCTGACCGGCCACACTCTCATGGTTGGCGATCTCGGACGAACCGAACTTGCAACCAGCGCCGAGGCCGGCGCGCGCACGCTGTTTTCCAGCGCGCGGCGTCTCAAGCAGCTGCCGGATCACGTCGAGGTGCTGCCCGGCGCCTACTCCGGCTCGGTCTGCGGGCGCTCGCTCAGCGGCAAGCCGACATCGACGATTGGCTTCGAGAAGCGCTTCAACAAGGCGTTCCGCATCGATAACGAGGAGGCTTTCGTCGCCACGATGATCGCAGACATACCGCCCCCGCCGCCGGATGCGGCGCGCAACCGCGCCGCCAATGCCGGCCTGGCCGCCGCCGCGGCCTGA
- a CDS encoding DUF1232 domain-containing protein gives MTTFASLKTWARSIKRDVVALWIAARDPRVPWYAKLTAGTVAAYALSPIDLIPDFIPVIGYLDDIIIVPLGILLAVKLIPAPLMDEFRQEAIRREGRPKSYWGMAAIIAIWLAAAAWLIWMFCPG, from the coding sequence GTGACGACTTTCGCGTCTCTCAAAACCTGGGCAAGAAGCATAAAGCGTGACGTGGTGGCGCTGTGGATAGCCGCGCGCGATCCGCGCGTCCCTTGGTATGCGAAGCTGACAGCGGGCACCGTCGCCGCTTATGCCTTAAGCCCAATTGATCTGATCCCCGACTTCATCCCAGTGATCGGATACCTTGATGACATCATCATCGTGCCCCTCGGAATCCTACTTGCCGTCAAGCTCATTCCTGCGCCGCTCATGGATGAGTTCCGGCAAGAGGCGATCCGCCGCGAAGGCAGACCTAAAAGCTATTGGGGCATGGCGGCGATAATTGCAATTTGGTTGGCAGCTGCCGCTTGGCTGATTTGGATGTTTTGTCCGGGCTAG
- a CDS encoding cation transporter: MGAECCGHDHEPSKREDASYRRVLWAVLGINVAMFAVEIGAGVAAGSASLQADALDFLGDAGNYAISLFVVGMALRYRAIVAFAKGATMGVFGLWVIGVTVWHAMHATLPQASTMGAVGLAALLANAASFGLLWAYRGGDANMRSAWICTRNDVLGNLAVLLAALGVFGTGAGWPDIIVAAIMAGLALQGAIVVLQQSRAELKLGERDLYKKSAGRISN, encoded by the coding sequence ATGGGCGCAGAATGCTGCGGACATGACCACGAACCGTCAAAGCGCGAAGACGCATCCTACAGGCGCGTTCTTTGGGCGGTGCTGGGTATCAACGTGGCAATGTTTGCGGTTGAAATCGGCGCTGGCGTCGCGGCGGGGTCGGCCTCGCTGCAGGCCGACGCACTCGACTTCCTTGGCGACGCCGGCAACTACGCCATCAGCCTGTTTGTGGTCGGCATGGCTTTGCGATACCGGGCCATTGTGGCGTTTGCCAAAGGCGCAACCATGGGCGTTTTCGGCCTCTGGGTGATCGGTGTCACCGTCTGGCACGCAATGCACGCAACGCTGCCGCAAGCGTCTACAATGGGGGCGGTCGGGCTTGCCGCGCTGCTGGCCAACGCTGCCTCGTTCGGGCTCCTGTGGGCCTACAGGGGCGGTGACGCCAACATGCGCTCAGCATGGATTTGCACCCGCAACGACGTGCTCGGCAATCTGGCGGTGCTGTTGGCCGCGCTAGGTGTTTTCGGTACAGGCGCTGGCTGGCCGGACATCATCGTCGCAGCCATCATGGCGGGTTTGGCTCTCCAGGGCGCGATTGTCGTCCTGCAGCAGTCGCGCGCCGAACTTAAGCTGGGCGAGCGCGATCTTTACAAAAAGAGCGCCGGTCGGATTTCAAACTGA
- a CDS encoding transposase yields the protein MTLPPTDSLEGLSLAELRGLVSALIGEVRGLQGRVESLEIENQALRAENQTLKDEIARLKDLPPRPPVKPTKPSGMEKATQPTSGKGKRRRRGAKRDGGRVSREVTVAVSAPAGSRFKGYETILVRDLALSAEVVRYRRERWVTPTGETMVAPLPAGIIGGWGANLRRFILACHIQGQVTTERLTALLTGIGVDISKRQVVRLISEGLEAFAAEDRDVLRAGLATAPWITVDDTSARHAHQDGYTTQIGDRRFTAFRTGRSKSREAFLATLRAGHSDYFINEEALAYMRGRNLAGPVIARLAAAPHKAFADSAAWQAHLAALGLDQLAVEPNPVRIATEGAMWGAIRHHGFLGDTVVVSDDAGQFRIGDHALCWVHAERLVHKLIPVTPDQRQAVDIMRQLIWWFYRDLKSYQRAPCPRHAAALRARFERLFKRRTGYVMLDRLLARLHRRKHELLRVLDRPEIPLHTNGSENDIRTFVTKRKISGGTVSEAGKNARDVLLGLMKTCIKLDVSFFRYLGDRLGIPTQESIPPLPDLVRQAAQA from the coding sequence GTGACGCTACCACCGACTGATTCGCTTGAAGGCCTGTCGCTCGCGGAACTCCGCGGGCTGGTTTCTGCGCTGATCGGCGAAGTGCGCGGTCTTCAAGGCCGGGTCGAGAGCCTTGAGATCGAGAACCAGGCGCTACGCGCCGAGAACCAGACCCTGAAGGATGAGATCGCCCGGCTGAAGGACCTGCCGCCGCGTCCCCCGGTCAAGCCGACCAAGCCATCGGGCATGGAGAAGGCGACGCAGCCGACATCTGGCAAGGGCAAGCGCCGCCGGCGCGGCGCCAAGCGCGACGGCGGTCGCGTGAGCCGCGAGGTGACGGTTGCGGTGAGCGCTCCTGCGGGCTCTCGCTTCAAGGGGTATGAGACGATCCTGGTGCGCGATCTGGCGTTGTCGGCCGAGGTGGTGCGCTATCGCCGCGAGCGCTGGGTGACACCGACCGGCGAAACGATGGTGGCGCCCTTGCCGGCGGGGATCATCGGCGGCTGGGGCGCGAACCTGCGCCGCTTCATTCTGGCCTGTCACATTCAAGGCCAGGTGACGACGGAGCGGTTGACGGCGTTGTTGACCGGGATCGGGGTCGACATTTCGAAGCGCCAGGTGGTGCGGCTGATTTCGGAGGGCCTGGAGGCCTTCGCGGCGGAGGACCGTGACGTGCTGCGCGCCGGGCTGGCTACGGCGCCCTGGATCACCGTCGATGATACGTCGGCGCGCCACGCCCACCAGGACGGCTACACCACCCAGATCGGCGATCGCCGCTTCACCGCGTTCCGCACCGGGCGATCGAAGTCACGGGAGGCGTTCCTGGCGACGCTGCGTGCCGGGCACAGCGATTACTTCATCAATGAAGAGGCCCTGGCCTATATGCGCGGCCGCAACCTCGCCGGTCCGGTGATCGCGCGGCTAGCGGCTGCGCCGCACAAGGCATTTGCCGACAGCGCCGCATGGCAGGCGCATCTGGCCGCACTCGGCCTCGACCAGCTCGCGGTTGAGCCCAACCCAGTCAGGATCGCCACCGAAGGGGCGATGTGGGGAGCGATCCGCCACCACGGCTTTCTTGGCGATACCGTGGTCGTGTCCGATGATGCCGGCCAGTTCCGCATCGGCGACCATGCTCTGTGCTGGGTCCACGCCGAGCGGCTCGTCCACAAATTGATACCCGTGACCCCGGATCAACGTCAGGCCGTCGACATCATGCGCCAGTTGATCTGGTGGTTCTATCGCGACCTCAAGAGCTACCAGCGTGCTCCTTGTCCGCGCCACGCGGCGGCCCTGCGCGCCCGCTTCGAGCGCCTGTTCAAACGACGAACCGGCTACGTCATGCTCGACCGGCTTCTTGCCAGGCTGCATCGCCGCAAGCATGAACTCCTGCGCGTTCTCGATCGTCCCGAGATCCCGCTCCACACCAATGGTTCGGAAAACGACATCCGCACCTTCGTCACCAAGCGCAAGATCTCCGGCGGAACCGTCAGCGAGGCAGGCAAGAACGCCCGCGACGTCCTGCTCGGCCTGATGAAGACCTGCATCAAGCTCGACGTCTCATTCTTCCGCTATCTCGGCGACCGCCTCGGCATACCAACACAAGAGTCGATTCCGCCGCTCCCGGATCTCGTTAGGCAAGCCGCTCAAGCCTGA
- a CDS encoding MFS transporter — translation MIDTASVSRPAGSTVRLGLKENWRQFALLMLVNAFVGGMVGVERTVVPLIGSDEFGITSTTLVVSFIVSFGVVKALANLVSGQLADSWGRKRVLVLGWLVGLPVPFMIIWAPSWGWVIAANALLGINQGLAWSMTVIMKVDLVGPKSRGLAVGLNEFAGYLAVGVTAFLTGYLASRYGLRPVPIYLGIGYAVFGTVLSILLIRDTRDHLQLEVSAHAQQSAPISFREVFALTSFRNRNLFAASQAGLVNNLNDGMSWGIFPLFFASFGLGIERIGILKAIYPATWGILQIVTGPLSDRWGRKGLIVAGMWIQAGGLFLTAATSRFEWWLVGSLLLGLGTAMVYPSLIAAVSDASHPTWRARSLSVYRFWRDLGYAIGALSAGLIADRFGLSWAITSIAALTFLSGAIVAITMQETVKG, via the coding sequence ATGATCGACACGGCATCGGTTTCGCGGCCAGCAGGCTCGACCGTCAGGCTTGGGCTCAAGGAAAACTGGCGGCAGTTTGCTCTCCTGATGCTGGTGAATGCCTTTGTCGGCGGCATGGTCGGGGTCGAACGAACGGTCGTGCCGCTCATCGGGTCGGACGAGTTCGGCATCACCTCGACGACACTCGTCGTCTCCTTCATCGTCAGCTTTGGCGTGGTCAAGGCGCTGGCCAATCTCGTCTCGGGCCAGCTCGCCGATAGCTGGGGGCGCAAGCGTGTTCTCGTCCTCGGCTGGCTCGTCGGCTTGCCGGTTCCGTTCATGATCATCTGGGCCCCGAGCTGGGGATGGGTGATTGCGGCCAATGCGCTGCTCGGCATCAACCAGGGGCTCGCCTGGTCGATGACGGTGATCATGAAGGTCGATCTCGTCGGCCCGAAGTCGCGTGGCCTCGCCGTCGGCCTCAATGAATTTGCCGGCTATCTCGCCGTCGGCGTGACGGCGTTCCTCACCGGCTATCTTGCCTCGCGATACGGATTGCGGCCGGTGCCGATCTATCTCGGCATCGGCTATGCCGTCTTCGGCACCGTGCTGTCGATCCTGCTCATCCGCGACACACGCGATCACCTCCAGCTTGAGGTATCCGCACACGCACAGCAATCCGCGCCGATCAGCTTCCGGGAGGTTTTTGCGCTGACCTCGTTCCGGAATCGTAATCTCTTTGCGGCATCGCAAGCCGGCCTCGTCAACAACCTCAACGACGGCATGAGCTGGGGTATTTTCCCATTGTTCTTCGCGTCCTTCGGACTTGGCATCGAGCGCATTGGCATCCTGAAGGCGATCTATCCAGCGACATGGGGAATCCTTCAGATCGTCACCGGCCCCTTGAGCGATCGCTGGGGTCGCAAGGGCCTGATCGTCGCCGGAATGTGGATCCAGGCCGGCGGCCTGTTTCTCACCGCGGCCACAAGCCGGTTCGAATGGTGGCTCGTCGGCAGTCTTCTGCTCGGCCTTGGAACGGCAATGGTCTATCCAAGCCTGATCGCGGCCGTTTCCGACGCTTCGCATCCAACCTGGCGCGCCCGGTCGCTCAGCGTCTATCGGTTCTGGCGCGATCTCGGCTACGCGATCGGAGCGCTCTCCGCAGGTCTCATCGCCGATCGCTTCGGGCTCTCATGGGCGATCACATCGATCGCCGCATTGACGTTTCTCTCTGGCGCGATTGTCGCCATCACGATGCAAGAGACCGTGAAGGGTTGA
- a CDS encoding DUF1059 domain-containing protein — protein sequence MAYSYRCKNYPGMEACPGSFTAETETELWKHIELHAAIAHQENPKQWSPEDRQQMKKLIQAS from the coding sequence ATGGCCTATTCATATCGGTGCAAGAACTACCCTGGAATGGAAGCCTGTCCAGGATCGTTTACGGCTGAGACCGAGACTGAGTTGTGGAAACACATCGAGCTTCACGCCGCCATCGCCCATCAGGAGAACCCAAAGCAGTGGTCACCGGAAGACCGGCAACAGATGAAAAAGCTCATTCAAGCTAGCTGA